The sequence tgtacaaccaaaaactttaggtggtagatgaaatggattatcatgaggatacaaaatagtaaatgaagatttataagacagaatacgtgagggtatacgattaataagaaaggTAGCAAttaaaagagcatcaccccaaaaatgtttgggtagatgcataccaagtagaagggtgcgagcaacttcaagaagatgacgattctttcgttctgcaataccattttgttgaggagtgcgagcacatgacgtcctagataaaataccacgttcctgcaagaaggacagaaaggcagcAGACATGTATTCTctcccattatcagaatggagggatttgatggaacaatgaaattgagcgcacacttcatgataaaacactttaaacgcgtcaaacacttcacttttagatttcaaaagataaatccaagtcatgcgggaataaccatcaataaaggtaacaaaatatctaaatccaaaagtcgaggtaaccggagctggtccccaaacatccgagtgaactagaagaaaaggttgagatttcctctcagaagagctaggaggaaacgtagcacgatgatatttagacaattcacaaatatcacagcataatggtttagtgacaggtaaggagggaaataaaagtctcaatctagcaatggatgggtggcctaagcggcaatgccaccgagtcatggactcttgatctagagaaagggtactagaagcggcaacaggtgtatcatcgagaagataaacgcctcctcgctcatgccccccaccaatcactctcttcgtctgtaggtcctaaaacaaacaataagaaggaaagaaggtgatggaacaattgagtgatttagtaagagaggtaacagacaataagtttaatggaaaacgaggcacatgcaatacggaggacaaagacaaggaagaagagagatggatgaaaccaatcccagagatgggagattgggttccatctgcgactgtgacatactgagtgggagaagaagaagaataagaagaaaagaattgcaacttaccagtcatatgggaggaagctccagagtcaatgacccaggaggtaggagaggatgacgcaagaagggcggtacctgactgggccgaagctgcgtgagaaggctcaggaatatcccgaatgtgaagccgcataagggcatcatatgccgcccgagaaataataagactcccctgaagtagactgctcagctgtcggggtggaagactgtgTCTCAGAAGTAACAGTGGAAGTAACAGAAGCAGCGGCATACGTAGGACAACCATGtagctgccagcaataatcaatagtgtgattagttccaccgcaatgtgaacaaatgcgggaaccatcacgtcctcgtccacgtctaccacgaccacgaagactacaGCCGCCGCGACTGCGATCTAGATCGCgacctctaccacgaccaccaaaaccagaaatgcgccctgagctcaaggatggtacccgaagaccaagggaggactgatcgccaacaagatgtgctgaacgctcgggtggcacaaatgaatgagaaggaagagtagagattatagcacgctgacacatggcatagactgtcgtcaatgggggaagagcatcctgcataacaacctgatcgcaaacgtgaagataatcagaactcaacccagcgagaaactgcatgatacgagtatcattccgttgcttatgagcatgttcatgatcctctttacatttggaaggaagaggttgatacatatccaactcatcccacataccccgaagcatcgaatagtagtcttttaaggatctggagttttgttgaaaccgaccaatttcttgaataagctggaatacccgtaaaaaattctgagattccgagaacatatcatgagacgtatcccaaatgcctttagccgaggataaaaacatcactgagtggctaatcaaGGAATCCATGTTATTCAACAActatgcaataacttgataattcttctttgtccaagacttgtaggtaacatctgtagagcttggggaatcatccaaaatatacgacaacttgtcacgggctcctaaaaatacttttacagattgtgcccattgaagatagttgtcaccattcaacttaatggaggtaatctgcaaggggttagattcaagagaccctatgccaagagatgagggccctttgtcagccataatagagtccaagagaaataaacctatgccaagagaccccctatgccaagaaagattgattcaaacaactctatctcactcaatccttcaacataacaagagataaacctcaaacaaatatcaatcatccaaaataccacgaaacgcagtcaaatagggcctgaccgagtgaaaaacggcccagccgcacgcccatttgaggttaaaaacctctcaaacattgatcttaagtaaaaaatccaccatggatagcttgggaggaagatttcggtccatcttgagcaaagaaaccaaagaaaagcttaccgatttgaggtagatcgaagaaaaacggaatctggaaccgattttcgaatttctctatttcgcccaaaataccatgaaatgaggtccaataaattctgaaaaaatcatgacaaatcttctaaaatcaagatctatcaaacccctaaacttttagctcaaatagagcccatgcgtccgtacaacgctgacgtcagcaaggtgacgtgtcgcctctcaacctgttggatgcggaatgcctggaacttgctttgataccaagtagaaaaagatttaatgagaataatgtgaagaagagatgagaatattgagagagaaggaggagaagagtttgggagagataatgtgttaggcttgcatgtcctaacacataatattttattatgaaaaagcatatagtacactgcaggggaatagggaagtgtgcacatgcacttacactaaaaggacacacaataaatacaatacactagcattctctatagactcgactcggctcgatgccaaTAGGCACGTACTATAGTACAAGTCAGCTAATACGCCGCCACATATGCCAGCCTGGATAATAGGTGTAatgtccaagccatccaccaGAAGGTAGCCCTATGTAGATTCCCTATCCCAAGAATTAGGTCGGTCCACAATAACCGAACAAATATACGGTTGTGAAGATCAAAGTTTTCTAGCCTGTCCagttatttctaatatcatggcacaccAAGTGGACCACCTTTTATCTTTAAGCATTAGCATCAATATGGCGATTGGCGAGGTCCATGCGATGGATGGGTTGGACATTTCACCTTAGTGGCGTGTGCATTAACCGACTTGTACATGTGTTTGGGCTTAGCAAAGCACCCATACTCCCATAAATAAAATCAGATATTAGTTTATTGCAATAAAGACCAGAACTTGAGAAATTAATCTCTTACCAACACAATCCGGAGTTTCAGATGGCTGGTGTAGCTCAATATTTTTGTTCAAGATCTGATAAGAGAAAAAGTATAAAGAAAACACACAAGGTAAACAAAGAAATTAAAGAACTTGACTAAAACTTGGGTACTGCTTGGAAGAAAGAAGAAGTGCAAATGGCAGTTGTGCCCTATTTAAACAGGCCCAACTTCACATTGAAACTGGCGCTTCATTTGGAATGCATGGGAGCAGAATGGAAAAGTCTGTCAAACCAGCTTCAAATGGGAAGGGAACTCGTTTCCTCAAACAGATGAAGCAATCGTGCCGTTTGGGTCAACGGCTATTTTGTTCAATACAAATATACTAACTTCAAAATGCACTCATGTCCATTTGTAGGTCCTTCATTGTTTGGGGTGGGGGATGTTACTTCTCACCCAAATATTATACAATGCATCTTAGGACAGACATGAAATGCATCAAGTAATAATATGGGGCAGGAAAAGGCAGAAAAATAGAATTCCTTATGCTACCATATCCAGCTTCCATGTAGCCACAAACACACTGCTCATAACATGGTTTGTACCCCAGAGAAAGGTGGATtcacttgtgatttgggtaatgaaagaaaggaaatgtAAGAAATTAATGGGCATGTTGTATATAGACACTATGGGTATggcaaatgcagtgcatgtggAGAGAGTAGGGGGGAGACACTCAGGGAAAGGGTGCGGCGAGGGAGGGATTTCTTTGGTGTGGGCTACAAGCAAAGAAGAGGAGTTGATGTGGGCTACTCCAAAGGAGTTGAAAGGACAAACATGCCCTTGGGTTGAATGGCTACGCAGATGATAAAACTGAATATTTCTACCCACCCCACAACTAATTACAGTAGTAACATTGGCCAAATGCTGCTCACATGACATATAGACTATAGTATAGATAAGCTAGAAAGTTGGGCAATTTAGGGTTTGTTGGATGCTTATTTGAACTAAATTGCCGTAGTCCAATTAAATATAGAGGTAAAAACAGAAGTGAATGCAGGATCTTTCTACTTCATGAGGATGAACAACCAATAATTGCAATTCAAAATGATTTGGAAGCTGGTTCCTCTTTATGAATGCAGGTGGGCTAGCCCCAATTTGATTATGTTCACTCTATTGATTTGAATAATAGCAATTTGAATCTTCATTTTTTCGGTGAGTAATAGGATTACTAAAAGAAAAAACCATAGCTACAAAAGAGGTAGGGAGACATTATAATTGAATGACTGACATCACGCCTTTAGCTCAAGAGTTGGCTTCCACATTAGCCATTCAAATTTATAAAACAAGATATATTTGTATTTATGAATTATTAAATTCACATTGGGTGCGATTAGATGACACTGATTCCCATTGGCCAGGATGACCATCCAATATCATTTTCTCATTAGAAATGAATCCAGAAAAGAGACTCCTTTCAATCTGTTACCGATAGGAAAAGCAACAGAAAATCCTTCTAATAATACTGGAAGATGTTGCGTTTTTTTTCTGGAAAAAGAATAGCTTTTGGCAACAACAGGGGATACTGTAAAGAACACTTTTAGTATGAAAAGTGTTGAATGTTAAAAAAGAAagacaacaaaaaaaaagagggaattttcagtaccaaaagatgacaaaatccAGTTTTAAAATAAAGCATTGTAGAAGGGCGAGATGGTCCTTCATCATTTGAACAGATTGTAAATTGCATTATTACAAGGTCGTTTTGGCAAACAATCTCTGCTGCAGTGACATGATTTTTTAATGTAAAAATATGATGTGAAACAAGATCAGCTTCAATTGTGTCACTCTTCAGCAACATGTCCAAGTAATGAGCACCTCCCAAAGCATGTGAGCCACCATAAAAGACCGGCAGAATAGAGACCTCATACTCTTGGGTCCCACTGGTACATGCTCCCCACTCTTCTTGATGAATGAGTAACCTTGCATTCTCCATTTCCTTGGGTTTCAATTGATCAATGTCCGCAACACCCTGGGCCCCTCTCAGACGCATCATTGTCTTTTTCCCTGGAAAGAACATCCCTCCATCAAACAAAACCATCCCCTATAGATTGGCATCATCCTCTCCAACCAAGCACCCAATATTAACATCCTTCCTCAACCCATTGGCGAACATGTTCTCCACAATTCTAGTGGGATAGAGCTTCCCCTCCACCGAAATCAGAATCAACCTATCCACTTTTCGGGATTTTCATACAGTAACTTCAATGGCTCAAGGCACATAAATTGTTGATCCACTTCAACATCACCACAATCCCAGAGTCCAAATGGTTCTGATCACTTGCTAGTCCTTTTCATTTTTTGTGGGTGCATGTGGTGTGGGGTACGGCCCTTTTAACAACCTTATAAGCTGATAATTCAATACTGCTATATGAGAATATTTAAAAATCTATTATTAATTATTTAGTTATATTAGAGCCACAGGCATTAAATGTATAAAACATATGTAGCTAgattaaaatacatttgagtctTGTAATCAATATATAAAGAGATTAGGAAACAATGAAAAACAGATACTAGGTTCCATCTAAATGACTTTTCGAAGATGGATTCTCTTCAAATTAGAGTTTACTGGTTACAGTCTTCTTTTACAAATAATTGAGAATGTAAGTTGATTTTACATTCCATGCAGTGATATAGTGGAGCTACTTGGATTGCCATTACTAGGCTAAACGACAGAactaagagcctgtttggattggtggaatccaaaagctaaccatggaaaagaaaacattttccgCCGCTTGCAACAATAAAGTAATCTGTGGAAATTTGCTTTCCTATCTACagtttccttatatatatatatatatatatacacacacacacacacacacacactttttaaGACATTTCAATTTTTGACCATTGAACATCCCACATTTCCATGGAATCGGGAAAACTAAAACAGACAACTATTTAAGGATTCTTTTCCACATATTTCCTTGTCCACTATTTTTCTCAGATACATTTTTCTTTCCAATTTTACTTTTtagattccaccaatccaaatgaAGATGAAAGCTCTATCATGCTTGCATGGCTTTGCATGGTGCTAATCGGATGGTTAGTGCAGTGGTTAGAATAGTCTAACCAATGAGATCTCTTATACTGTGGTATGTCCATGATGGTGCCATCAGATGAACAATTCTGACCATCAGTAGTAATCCCCATATATACAGTGAAACAGTGATCAGGTTGTCACAATTTAGGTAGGTGTGGGGTTCCACAAGCCACCAAATAGGTTATTGTATCCAGTAGTCCAATACATAAACCCCTATACTACACACATCCAACATTGGATAAAAATCCAACATGTAGTTCTTTCACAATTGCTGGTCCAGAAATGGAAATTTGAACTCGACAATGTGTAAGCATTCCTAACACAAGTAAtgggaaatgaaaagaagaaagagactAGATGATATTAGACCATGCCTTGAGAACTTCTTCATTATGATCAGTCAAGACCACCTCACGACAAAATCTGCTACACAGTATACCTGTAATGCCTGAAAACAAGAATGGAGTTCTAAGGCATCATTTTATGAAAATGGAAAAACAGGTCAGCAGTTAGGAGAAAGCATGTGCTAATTATCAGAACAAGCTCCGCACATCCATATGTGATGAATATCTGGTCATGTTTTGAGTGcattcattcttttcttttctttttttcttttttttcttttttggggagAAGCTAGGATAGAACCCGAGATTACAAGCTGGAAACGCAGGCTGTCTACCACTGAATTATGGGCCCAAACCCATCCGATGTGATTCTTAAGAACACCTCTTTGGCTGTATGCATGTGCATGTAGCTTTTTAGGAGAAATATAGATGCACATAGACATCACTATGGTAGTAGACAGGAAAATGCAGAGGCTACTTCTGAGAGTAGGATTTCAAGACCCACTCTCCCCACACAGTATGACGTCTAGGCCATTTATTAGGTAGGGCCAATAGCATATGTGTTGTGGCCTGGAAGTCACTTCAGTTTGGTATCCAGTAGGCCACATgtataaaacaaatggatgattAGAAGGAACTTACTAACAGCCCACAATCGAcatacatgcatggcccacctgatgaccagTCTGGCCTGTTAATCGGGCCTTGAAAAATACACGGTGTAGTCCCCCCAGTGAATGGGTAAGATCTCAGAGGAAGGACAGAAAATCCTTCTCTTGTGAGAAGCCTCAGCAGTTCAAGtaccaatgcatcacaatgacaTTCATAGCAATGGAATACGCATCTAAAACAACTGTAGCTCTATAATTGACAAGAATCTCTCTCTTGCATAAAATAGGGACCCACCAAACATCccccctattattattattattttgaaaggaGACGATTCCAATAATAAagagaaacaaaaacaaagataGCAAACCAGCAAGTTACCCTCTTGTCACTCCGCTATCAGGCCAACAAAAAAGGGAAacaacagaaaaaagaaaaaagaaaaaaaaaaaagccagccCCACCAGCAAAAACTGCAGCTAGAAACTTCAACATCACTAAAGACAGACTCGCTAACAGATCTGCTGATCAGCACCCCCTTGAACCCTAGTCTCTTCAGTGCCCAATTAATCGCCATGAGCAGGATTCTGTTAGGAGACTATCGGTATGGCCTCATCTTTGAACATTCTTCTCTCCTTCTACACCCCCAGAGTACAGAAAGGAAGATCATCTTCCACAAAATCTCTAATCAGCCCTTGAACAGACCACCATACCAGTCCAACAGCACTTCATTGATGGACTTCTTAAAAGCCCAACAGGTCCCAAATTGGTCAACAAATGAGGACCAAAGAGAAATGAATGAATGGACAATCAACAGTTTCCTCTGTACATTTGAAACACATGTTGGGTAAGACCATGTTGCACTCATTTAGGTTGTCCAACATTAGAATTTTATTTGTAGTCATTCCCAAGCAATGGGGCCTTCCAAACTTTACACGAGGAGAAGAATTAACCACCCTCAAAAATAACACCAACAAGAATGATCTTGCCAAAATACTGGCATTTGGAGCCC is a genomic window of Magnolia sinica isolate HGM2019 chromosome 15, MsV1, whole genome shotgun sequence containing:
- the LOC131226742 gene encoding uncharacterized protein LOC131226742, with the translated sequence MVPAFVHIAVELITLLIIAGSYMVVLRMPLLLLLPLLLLRHSLPPRQLSSLLQGSLIISRAAYDALMRLHIRDIPEPSHAASAQSGTALLASSSPTSWVIDSGASSHMTGPTDEESDWWGA